From the genome of Brevibacterium sp. JSBI002, one region includes:
- a CDS encoding S8 family serine peptidase, with protein MAAVVIVFAMAATVIVFTPVETVSKFRVAIIDGGIDPTYPALNKAKIEVRSVPGAPSRVSEHGSAMAAIMVESASAKPSTRSPTIEIVDVPALDVSGVGEVEDLATGITTATQQDVDMIVAALGTEMDAPELKEAVRQAQNDGATIFSGAGNGIGDFASYPAQYEEVISVGALNKSGHRLRFTNTRAANLLAAGEEIHVERPGGGTQSYSGTSPATAIAAGKVAACWPLIAPHTLDQTRRNTPVDQAIKEAIEAQGKDPRECKSL; from the coding sequence GTGGCAGCCGTCGTCATCGTTTTCGCCATGGCCGCCACTGTCATCGTTTTCACGCCAGTAGAAACTGTTTCGAAGTTTCGGGTCGCAATCATCGATGGAGGAATTGACCCCACCTACCCAGCATTGAATAAGGCGAAGATCGAGGTTCGTTCGGTGCCGGGCGCCCCGTCGAGAGTTAGCGAACACGGGTCAGCCATGGCCGCAATCATGGTTGAAAGCGCGTCAGCAAAACCATCTACACGATCTCCGACGATCGAGATCGTCGATGTCCCGGCTCTTGATGTTTCTGGTGTCGGGGAAGTTGAAGACTTGGCGACTGGGATCACGACTGCGACGCAACAAGATGTGGATATGATCGTCGCCGCGCTCGGGACCGAAATGGACGCGCCAGAGCTGAAGGAAGCGGTCCGTCAAGCTCAAAACGATGGCGCGACCATCTTTTCCGGTGCCGGGAACGGTATAGGAGACTTCGCCTCATACCCAGCCCAATATGAGGAAGTGATCTCAGTGGGGGCACTGAACAAGTCAGGCCACCGCCTGAGATTCACGAACACTCGAGCAGCGAATCTCCTAGCTGCCGGTGAGGAAATCCACGTTGAGAGACCGGGAGGTGGGACCCAGTCGTATTCAGGGACGTCTCCTGCAACAGCGATTGCTGCGGGAAAGGTTGCCGCGTGCTGGCCACTGATTGCTCCACACACTCTTGATCAGACCCGCAGGAACACTCCTGTCGATCAAGCGATAAAAGAAGCCATTGAAGCACAAGGAAAGGACCCGAGGGAATGCAAGTCTCTTTAA